Proteins encoded by one window of Porphyromonas vaginalis:
- a CDS encoding ISAs1 family transposase, which produces MILKSIHMMTRVRTDKKTDKSSTETTFYISSLTDGAEIFKLIREHWAVENKLHYMLDMLFREDYSTKRARNAAQNMNIINKINLTIIQRLKDKLKGTSTLRLRKKLARMTPEEIFEMEL; this is translated from the coding sequence ATGATCCTGAAAAGTATCCATATGATGACAAGAGTACGGACGGACAAGAAGACAGATAAGTCCAGCACCGAAACCACCTTCTATATTTCTAGCCTGACAGACGGAGCGGAGATCTTCAAATTAATACGTGAGCATTGGGCTGTGGAAAACAAGCTACACTATATGCTGGATATGCTTTTTAGAGAGGACTACTCTACCAAGAGAGCCCGCAACGCAGCTCAGAACATGAACATTATAAACAAGATAAACCTGACTATCATTCAACGGCTTAAAGACAAGCTCAAAGGCACATCAACGCTACGCCTGAGGAAAAAGCTTGCACGAATGACTCCAGAGGAAATCTTCGAAATGGAATTATAA
- a CDS encoding AI-2E family transporter: MTTNSKDPNDSPKASSATQSCDQTSPEDLTQSRAKHGEPVYRVSFWTPRTSLITLIFILMLIIGKHALPYMSGVLGALTIYVLLRGQMKWLVERKRWGRSWAASLLTVEAIFFFLIPLMGIVLMLIDLFSTFDPESLNVLTTQAQEVIKDVEDRFGIELWSNENLQKLTSFSTTLVKVLLQGMSSFFLNAFIILFLLYFMLRGYDHFEAAVEELLPFTERNKKTVSNETISIVKSNAIGIPLLAIVQGVFAYIGYLIFGVDNALLFAVLTTFTTIIPVLGTMIVWVPIAVIMGINGDWLNAILLALYGFIVIGGVDNVARLLLQKQMANIHPLITIFGVFIGLSLFGFWGVIFGPLILSLIVLFINLYRHDFVPGSKAKPTASTDLQEAKSLERLSKIVQNNGLSALTKSEQERYEEAHTDDDNPKADE, from the coding sequence ATGACAACAAATAGCAAAGACCCTAACGACTCCCCCAAGGCATCATCTGCGACCCAGTCTTGTGATCAGACCTCTCCCGAAGATCTGACACAGAGTCGTGCGAAGCATGGAGAGCCTGTATATCGAGTCTCCTTTTGGACTCCTCGCACCTCGCTGATCACGCTGATTTTCATCCTGATGCTGATCATCGGCAAGCATGCGCTCCCCTATATGAGTGGCGTGCTGGGTGCCTTAACCATCTACGTCCTCCTGAGAGGTCAGATGAAGTGGCTCGTCGAGCGTAAGCGCTGGGGTCGCAGTTGGGCTGCTTCGCTGCTGACGGTAGAGGCGATCTTTTTCTTCCTCATTCCACTGATGGGGATCGTCTTGATGCTGATCGACCTCTTCTCCACCTTTGACCCAGAGTCGCTGAATGTGTTGACGACGCAAGCGCAGGAGGTGATCAAAGATGTAGAGGATCGCTTTGGCATAGAGCTGTGGAGTAATGAAAACTTACAGAAGCTGACGAGCTTCTCGACCACGCTCGTAAAGGTCCTACTACAGGGGATGTCTTCATTCTTCCTCAACGCTTTTATCATCCTCTTCCTCCTCTACTTCATGCTACGAGGTTATGACCACTTTGAAGCAGCGGTGGAGGAGCTACTACCCTTTACAGAGCGCAATAAGAAGACAGTCTCTAACGAAACCATAAGCATCGTCAAGAGCAACGCTATCGGCATCCCGCTCTTGGCTATTGTGCAGGGAGTCTTTGCTTACATAGGCTACCTGATCTTTGGGGTGGACAATGCACTGCTCTTTGCTGTACTAACGACCTTTACGACCATCATCCCAGTACTTGGCACGATGATCGTATGGGTGCCGATAGCAGTCATCATGGGGATCAACGGTGACTGGCTCAACGCGATCCTACTAGCTCTCTACGGCTTTATTGTCATCGGAGGCGTGGACAATGTAGCGCGCCTACTCCTACAGAAGCAGATGGCAAACATTCACCCGCTGATCACGATCTTCGGAGTCTTCATCGGTCTCTCACTCTTCGGATTCTGGGGCGTCATCTTTGGACCGCTGATCCTCTCCCTGATTGTACTCTTTATCAATCTCTATCGTCACGACTTCGTACCTGGATCGAAGGCTAAGCCGACCGCCTCTACAGATCTTCAGGAAGCAAAGTCTCTCGAGCGTCTCTCTAAAATTGTACAAAACAACGGTCTCTCAGCACTGACCAAGTCAGAGCAGGAGCGGTACGAGGAGGCGCACACGGACGATGATAACCCTAAGGCAGATGAGTGA
- a CDS encoding DUF389 domain-containing protein → MEENEYLSSPVCILGRNHRMPSSENSSPTIDVMKRLVAQQKSSRHQHHEPMADELSSCPMTPMYDKVVHDTTTSHRSHDKAATDQPIANKKGTLVSKTTPTSQPTATRQQPTASTKQPTANSQQPTASTKQPTANSQQPTAKQPTANSQQTTDKQPTANSQQPTAKQTTAKQTTANSQQTTDKQLEEKIWWMSAWRWLRRLLDFREDKAGDVATIESLKGDVEFRGTKLWILICAILVASIGLNVNSTAVIIGAMLISPLMGPIIGFGLGFGIADLDLVRKSLRNLALTTLFSILTATIYFLLTPLDQPGSELLGRTEPSLYDVLIAFFGGAAGLIAGSSKSKGQVLPGVAIATALMPPLCTAGFGLATGNWAFFFGAIYLYIINSVFIAFATFVMVRIMRFPMKAVASGDMRKRSYRWITVIAVCTLIPSIYLSIRLVRDSYQEQRAKQFVADHFAPPAHQVIRQSFIRADGDKRAYIDVVLIGKPLSAQTIDSIATLLPSYGLSNFDLQVHQGIDNEAPTDYEQLGGVLLRDLYERSERTASEQRAEIDSLRRTLLRYDYYKSLTHDVSDEAKAVFTDISKVRLMPSMEFIQGQDSVLHILVTTPSHRISPAERNKLEQWLQRRTKTDALELILTN, encoded by the coding sequence ATGGAAGAAAATGAGTACCTTAGCAGTCCCGTATGTATACTTGGTCGCAATCATCGTATGCCTTCCTCTGAAAACTCCTCTCCTACGATCGACGTCATGAAGCGTCTGGTCGCTCAGCAAAAGTCTTCTCGCCATCAGCATCACGAGCCGATGGCTGACGAGCTGTCTAGCTGCCCGATGACTCCTATGTATGATAAGGTAGTACACGATACGACTACCAGTCATCGTTCACACGACAAGGCTGCGACTGACCAACCCATCGCTAATAAGAAGGGAACCCTCGTCTCTAAGACGACCCCAACGTCTCAACCAACAGCTACGCGCCAACAGCCAACAGCCAGCACCAAACAACCAACAGCTAACAGCCAACAGCCAACGGCCAGCACCAAACAACCAACAGCCAACAGCCAACAGCCAACGGCCAAACAGCCAACAGCTAACAGCCAACAGACAACCGACAAACAGCCAACAGCTAACAGCCAACAGCCAACAGCCAAACAGACAACAGCTAAACAGACAACAGCTAACAGCCAACAGACAACCGACAAACAGCTAGAGGAAAAAATCTGGTGGATGAGTGCCTGGCGGTGGTTGCGTCGACTCCTAGACTTCCGCGAGGATAAGGCGGGCGATGTGGCAACCATCGAGTCGCTCAAGGGGGATGTGGAGTTTCGTGGTACCAAGCTCTGGATCCTCATTTGCGCTATCCTCGTAGCCTCGATAGGTCTGAATGTCAATTCGACGGCGGTCATCATCGGTGCAATGCTTATCTCCCCGCTGATGGGCCCAATCATCGGCTTCGGACTGGGCTTCGGCATTGCCGACCTAGATCTCGTACGTAAGTCGCTGCGCAACCTCGCCCTGACGACGCTCTTCAGTATCCTGACAGCTACGATCTACTTCCTCTTAACTCCGCTTGATCAGCCCGGCAGTGAGCTGCTGGGACGTACGGAGCCGTCGCTGTATGATGTATTGATTGCATTCTTTGGCGGTGCTGCGGGACTGATAGCAGGTAGTAGCAAGAGCAAGGGGCAGGTACTCCCCGGCGTGGCTATCGCTACGGCACTTATGCCACCGCTCTGTACAGCGGGCTTTGGGCTGGCTACGGGCAATTGGGCATTCTTCTTCGGTGCTATCTACCTTTACATCATCAACTCGGTCTTTATCGCCTTCGCCACCTTCGTGATGGTACGCATCATGCGCTTCCCGATGAAGGCAGTCGCCTCGGGCGATATGCGCAAGCGTAGCTATCGCTGGATCACGGTGATCGCCGTCTGCACACTGATACCGAGTATCTACTTAAGTATCCGTCTGGTGCGAGACTCCTATCAGGAGCAGCGTGCCAAGCAGTTTGTCGCAGACCACTTTGCTCCCCCAGCTCATCAAGTGATCCGTCAGTCTTTCATACGAGCGGATGGGGACAAGCGTGCCTACATAGACGTAGTCCTGATCGGCAAGCCTCTCTCGGCTCAGACGATAGACAGCATAGCTACCCTACTGCCTAGCTATGGGCTGTCTAACTTCGACCTACAGGTGCACCAGGGGATCGACAACGAGGCTCCTACGGACTACGAGCAGCTGGGCGGCGTCCTGCTGCGTGACCTCTACGAGCGGTCTGAGCGCACCGCCTCTGAGCAGCGTGCCGAGATCGACTCGCTGCGTCGTACGCTCCTGCGCTACGACTACTACAAGTCTCTAACGCACGACGTGAGCGATGAGGCGAAAGCGGTATTTACCGATATTAGCAAGGTGCGGCTCATGCCCTCGATGGAGTTTATCCAAGGACAAGACTCCGTCCTCCATATCCTCGTGACGACCCCATCGCATCGCATCTCCCCGGCCGAGCGTAACAAGCTCGAGCAGTGGCTACAGAGACGTACCAAAACGGATGCGCTCGAGCTGATCCTGACGAACTAA
- the trmD gene encoding tRNA (guanosine(37)-N1)-methyltransferase TrmD — translation MRIDIITVLPEMIEPFVSTSIVGRAQREGFAEVHIHQLRDYATNRWGRIDDYPYGGAAGMLMSIEPIDRVITELRSQRDYDEVIFTAPDAPVLTQAVANELSLMENIIILCGHYKGIDHRIREHLITREISIGDYVLTGGELAAAIIADATIRLIPGVLGDADSALSDSFQDGLLTPPMYTRPAEYKGWRVPEILLSGHEARIAQWEHEQAVARTQALRPDLLGEES, via the coding sequence ATGCGCATAGACATTATCACCGTACTGCCTGAGATGATCGAGCCGTTTGTCTCGACCTCTATCGTGGGGCGAGCACAGCGTGAGGGCTTTGCCGAGGTACATATACATCAGCTCCGCGACTATGCGACCAATCGCTGGGGACGCATCGACGACTACCCCTACGGTGGCGCTGCCGGTATGCTCATGTCGATCGAGCCAATCGACCGCGTCATCACCGAGCTGCGTAGCCAGCGTGACTACGACGAGGTTATCTTCACGGCACCCGATGCGCCAGTACTCACGCAGGCGGTCGCCAATGAGCTGAGTCTCATGGAGAACATCATCATCCTCTGCGGTCACTACAAGGGGATCGACCATCGTATCCGTGAGCATCTCATCACGCGTGAGATCTCCATCGGGGACTATGTCTTGACAGGTGGTGAGCTAGCGGCAGCGATCATTGCCGATGCGACCATTCGGCTCATACCAGGCGTCCTAGGCGATGCGGATAGTGCGCTGAGCGACTCCTTTCAGGATGGCCTGCTCACACCGCCTATGTACACCCGCCCCGCTGAGTACAAGGGGTGGCGCGTACCTGAGATCCTCCTCAGCGGCCACGAAGCACGCATAGCGCAGTGGGAGCATGAGCAGGCGGTCGCCCGTACGCAAGCTCTCCGCCCCGACCTCTTAGGAGAGGAGAGCTAA
- a CDS encoding 2-oxoacid:acceptor oxidoreductase subunit alpha, giving the protein MTDKPNKRIIEEVVVRFSGDSGDGMQLTGSIFSDMSAMYGNSVSTFPDYPAEIRAPQGTLGGVSGFQVRIGHDQVHTPGDYADVLVAMNAAALKVNVKNLRHDSIIIIDSDSCGEKDLKKALYQTDDPIKELGLNPDRVLACPISTMVQEVLKDIDMDARGRLRCKNMFALGIVSWLFDRPLEQAEHFISKKFAKKEVIRQANIAALHGGYSYAANTHASVGTPFVIEGAPQEAGVYLDVTGNKATAFGLIAGAERAGLKLFLGSYPITPATDILHFLAKYKSLDVITMQAEDEIAGICTAIGASYAGRLGVTSTSGPGVALKSEALNLAVIAELPLVLVDVQRGGPSTGMPTKSEQTDLLQAMYGRNGESPMVVIAPTSPSKCFDAAYYAVKIAIEHMTPVVLLSDAYLGNGSVAWRIPDYEKYPEIKPHYVDQYKGEDPWMPYMRDPETLVRYWSIPGAGSLPYRTGGLEKDNKTGAISTDGPNHKLMVLQRHNKIQHIAEVIPPLTVEGDVDDAELLIVGWGSTYGHLSDACQALRKKGHKVAHTQFTFINPMPKNTEEILRRYPRVVVAEQNLGQMAMLLRNKVSDANIYQYNQVQGQPLKVGNLVTAFEEILAEQL; this is encoded by the coding sequence ATGACAGACAAACCGAACAAAAGAATTATCGAAGAGGTAGTCGTACGCTTCTCAGGCGACTCGGGCGATGGTATGCAGCTCACGGGTTCCATCTTCTCTGATATGTCAGCGATGTATGGTAACTCGGTCTCGACGTTCCCCGACTATCCCGCTGAGATCCGTGCTCCTCAAGGTACACTGGGAGGCGTATCGGGCTTTCAGGTACGTATCGGACATGATCAGGTCCATACGCCTGGAGACTATGCGGACGTACTGGTGGCGATGAATGCCGCTGCCCTCAAGGTCAATGTAAAGAATCTGCGTCACGACTCGATCATCATCATCGATAGTGACTCCTGTGGAGAGAAGGATCTCAAGAAAGCTCTCTACCAGACAGATGATCCTATCAAAGAGCTAGGACTCAACCCAGATAGAGTACTCGCTTGCCCCATTAGCACGATGGTCCAGGAGGTGCTCAAGGATATAGATATGGACGCTAGAGGCAGACTAAGATGCAAGAACATGTTTGCCCTAGGTATCGTCTCTTGGCTATTCGACAGACCCCTCGAGCAGGCGGAGCACTTCATCAGCAAGAAGTTTGCTAAGAAGGAAGTCATCCGTCAGGCCAACATAGCAGCCCTCCACGGGGGATACTCTTATGCGGCTAATACCCATGCTTCGGTAGGCACTCCCTTTGTCATTGAGGGCGCACCACAGGAGGCTGGCGTATACCTAGATGTGACGGGCAATAAGGCTACCGCTTTCGGACTCATAGCTGGTGCTGAGCGTGCTGGACTCAAGCTCTTCCTGGGCTCTTATCCTATTACTCCCGCCACAGACATCCTACACTTCCTCGCTAAGTACAAGTCTCTCGATGTGATCACGATGCAGGCTGAGGATGAGATAGCTGGTATCTGTACAGCCATCGGAGCCTCTTACGCTGGTCGCCTAGGTGTCACCTCTACCTCAGGACCTGGTGTGGCGCTCAAGAGTGAGGCACTCAACCTCGCCGTCATCGCTGAGCTACCACTCGTACTCGTAGACGTACAGCGTGGTGGTCCCTCGACAGGTATGCCTACGAAGTCAGAGCAGACCGACCTCCTACAGGCTATGTATGGGCGCAATGGTGAGTCCCCAATGGTAGTGATCGCTCCTACCTCTCCCTCTAAGTGCTTTGACGCTGCTTACTATGCAGTCAAGATAGCCATAGAGCACATGACGCCCGTCGTCCTCCTCTCAGATGCTTATCTGGGTAATGGCTCGGTGGCATGGCGTATACCTGACTACGAGAAGTATCCCGAGATCAAGCCTCACTACGTAGATCAGTACAAGGGTGAGGACCCGTGGATGCCTTATATGCGCGACCCAGAGACGCTCGTACGCTACTGGTCTATACCAGGAGCTGGCTCACTGCCTTATCGTACAGGTGGTCTGGAAAAAGATAATAAGACTGGTGCTATCAGCACGGATGGTCCTAACCATAAGCTGATGGTTCTGCAGCGTCACAACAAGATACAGCACATTGCAGAGGTGATCCCACCGCTCACCGTAGAGGGTGATGTGGATGATGCTGAGTTGCTCATCGTCGGCTGGGGTAGTACCTATGGACACCTGAGTGATGCCTGCCAGGCTCTTCGCAAGAAGGGGCACAAGGTAGCACACACGCAGTTTACCTTTATCAATCCTATGCCTAAGAACACCGAGGAGATCCTACGCCGCTACCCACGTGTCGTCGTCGCTGAGCAGAACCTCGGTCAGATGGCCATGCTACTACGCAACAAGGTCTCTGATGCCAATATTTATCAGTACAATCAAGTGCAGGGACAACCCCTCAAGGTGGGCAACCTCGTCACTGCCTTCGAAGAGATACTCGCTGAGCAACTGTAA
- a CDS encoding ISL3 family transposase, with product MIETSFLYHSFGVRDVVNTRCEYKGNKTIIHVRSTRPLCYCPHCHSYTLLKNGTRMRQIQTLPIGSRRCYLKLTNQRYKCTSCHWDGWQKIPGVLKGKSYTYRFAQHVIDLLRMGTIKAVANHLGVGWDLIKSIHKDYLNKRYKSPKLKGLKRIGIDEFAVRKGHIYETIVVDHDTGRIVYSHPGKDKEALTPFWEMLKRRKITLEAVSCDLSPAYISAVMAYQPKAQIVLDHFHIMKLMNQKIDALRKDLYREETDLNKRKVIKGVRYLLLANGADVMDALHRTRLENVLAMNKPLAIAYYLKEDLRLFWQQTSKEKAESFLKKWLEQADDSGVRHVKQIAKTIRLYQWGILNWYDHPISNGVVEGINNKIKVLKRIAYGYRDMDYFQLRLFALHDQVITQNLG from the coding sequence ATGATAGAAACCAGCTTCCTATATCACAGCTTTGGAGTACGAGACGTTGTCAATACTCGTTGCGAGTACAAAGGTAACAAAACAATCATACACGTACGCTCCACACGTCCGCTTTGTTATTGCCCCCATTGCCACTCCTACACCTTGCTCAAAAATGGAACAAGAATGCGACAGATACAAACCTTACCTATTGGCTCCCGCCGTTGCTATCTCAAGCTGACGAACCAACGCTATAAATGCACCTCTTGCCATTGGGATGGCTGGCAAAAGATTCCTGGAGTATTGAAAGGCAAGTCCTATACTTATAGATTTGCGCAGCATGTCATTGACTTACTTAGAATGGGAACGATTAAGGCTGTTGCGAACCATCTAGGTGTCGGCTGGGATCTAATCAAAAGCATCCATAAAGACTACCTAAACAAGCGATACAAAAGCCCCAAATTAAAAGGACTCAAACGCATCGGCATAGATGAATTTGCTGTTAGAAAAGGACACATTTACGAAACCATTGTCGTAGACCACGACACGGGACGGATTGTTTATAGTCATCCAGGTAAAGACAAAGAAGCCCTAACCCCTTTTTGGGAAATGCTCAAACGTAGAAAGATAACGCTTGAAGCAGTCAGCTGCGATCTTTCCCCAGCCTATATAAGCGCAGTGATGGCGTATCAACCGAAAGCTCAGATAGTCTTAGACCACTTTCATATTATGAAGTTGATGAATCAGAAGATCGATGCTCTTCGCAAAGACCTATATAGAGAGGAGACAGATCTCAATAAGCGTAAGGTTATCAAAGGAGTTAGGTATTTACTTCTAGCAAATGGAGCAGACGTAATGGATGCGCTTCATCGCACAAGGTTAGAGAATGTGCTGGCTATGAACAAGCCTCTAGCTATAGCATACTACCTCAAAGAAGATCTTAGACTATTCTGGCAGCAGACCTCAAAAGAAAAGGCTGAGTCGTTTTTGAAGAAGTGGCTCGAACAAGCAGACGATTCGGGTGTTAGGCATGTCAAACAAATAGCTAAAACTATCCGGCTCTATCAATGGGGCATTCTAAATTGGTATGATCACCCCATTTCCAATGGGGTGGTCGAAGGAATCAATAACAAGATCAAAGTCCTCAAAAGGATTGCCTACGGATACAGAGATATGGACTACTTTCAACTAAGACTTTTTGCTCTCCACGATCAGGTCATCACACAGAATCTCGGATGA
- a CDS encoding glycogen/starch synthase gives MAAKDKKVLYISQEIFPYLPESDLAHVARYLPEHIQNAGHDVRIFMPRYGLVNERRNQLHEVIRLSGINVIVDDYDHPLVIKVASIPSTRIQVYFIDNPDLFGRKSLFGPASEGAPSDNADRSIFFIRGVFEAIKNLRWIPDLIHCLGWFSALAPVYLKTAYKDDPYFERAKVIFSVDGNEEEGLIGDDLIKKLEFDKITGDMLAPLQGEVTPDALRRMAIHYSDGVILGQEKVSPELIKYLHSEPDHKVLEYPGPAADHAEAYVDFYRSLTE, from the coding sequence ATGGCTGCCAAAGACAAAAAAGTACTCTATATATCTCAAGAGATATTCCCCTATCTGCCTGAGAGTGACCTCGCACATGTCGCTCGTTACCTCCCTGAGCATATACAAAATGCTGGGCATGACGTGCGCATCTTTATGCCACGCTACGGACTGGTCAATGAGCGTCGTAATCAGCTCCACGAGGTGATCAGGCTATCGGGTATCAATGTCATCGTCGATGACTATGACCACCCGCTCGTCATCAAGGTTGCCTCCATACCCTCTACACGTATACAGGTTTACTTCATCGATAATCCTGATCTCTTCGGGCGTAAGAGTCTCTTTGGTCCAGCTTCGGAGGGTGCTCCTAGTGACAATGCGGATAGGAGTATCTTCTTCATTCGCGGGGTCTTTGAGGCGATTAAAAATCTTCGCTGGATACCTGATCTGATACATTGTCTGGGGTGGTTCTCAGCCTTGGCACCAGTCTACCTGAAGACAGCCTACAAGGACGATCCATACTTCGAGCGTGCCAAGGTGATCTTTTCGGTCGATGGCAATGAGGAGGAGGGGCTGATCGGTGACGATCTGATTAAGAAGCTCGAGTTTGACAAGATCACGGGCGATATGCTGGCGCCACTACAGGGGGAGGTGACGCCCGATGCGCTGCGACGTATGGCGATCCACTACTCTGATGGGGTGATCCTCGGGCAGGAAAAGGTCTCTCCTGAGCTGATCAAGTACCTACACTCCGAGCCTGACCACAAGGTGCTGGAGTACCCAGGTCCAGCGGCTGATCATGCGGAGGCTTATGTGGACTTTTACCGCAGCCTGACGGAGTAG
- a CDS encoding S46 family peptidase, with the protein MNKLQTLLLTLCALLVCSATARADKGMWVLSELNEQNEARMRELGFNLSLDQLYNLDQPSIARGVVIFGGGCTGITVSDQGLLFTNHHCGYDAIQSQSTVEHDYLRDGFASQSFREELPIPGLSVKYLRAQIDVTARIEQAVAGITDEAQRQETIDKVSEEIVKEYTKSPFDAVEVTPFYAGNKYYVVIYDEFKDVRLVMTPPSSVGKFGGDTDNWMWPRHTGDFSVFRVYADANNQPAEYAASNKPYRPVYYTKVSLQGYQEQDYAMTIGFPGSTDRYLTSYGVIDRIENENAPRIEARGVKQEIWKRAMDADQATRIKYASKYAQSANYWKNSIGMNRGLEKLHVVDRKRAEEEAFTQWVAQTGKPYGNILPDLKRAYEEAAPYNRQLNYIIETMLSGSEIVWLGYQAMVAAGSGDKKELKDLYKDYLPNLDREVLPAMLALLRTKLPADNLPFIYQIIDERFGGDYKAYAEELFANSVVPYEDKMMAVLAMDPNKVKETLANDPVQELVQSVLMYYSTLINQYMEYNHAIEKGKRELFAAMSEFQPNALRPSDANFTMRMSYGRILGYEPGDGAWYYHFTTERGVFQKQNPNSSEFAVQPEILKLLSDPANFAPYGVGNHLFTCFLSDNDITGGNSGSPVFDKNGNLIGLAFDGNWEAMSGDIEFEPDLQRTISVDIRYVLFMIDKWAKCPRLIQELTFA; encoded by the coding sequence ATGAATAAACTACAGACCTTGCTCCTAACCCTCTGTGCACTCCTCGTGTGCAGTGCTACAGCACGTGCCGACAAGGGCATGTGGGTACTCAGTGAGCTCAACGAGCAAAACGAAGCTCGCATGCGTGAGCTGGGCTTTAACCTATCCCTAGACCAGCTCTACAATCTAGACCAGCCATCGATAGCACGTGGCGTGGTCATCTTCGGCGGTGGTTGTACTGGTATCACCGTCTCCGACCAGGGACTACTCTTCACGAACCACCACTGCGGTTACGATGCCATCCAGAGCCAGAGTACCGTAGAGCATGACTACCTACGTGACGGCTTCGCCTCACAGTCTTTCCGTGAGGAGCTACCGATCCCAGGGCTCTCTGTCAAGTACCTGCGTGCGCAGATCGACGTGACGGCTCGCATCGAGCAGGCTGTCGCTGGCATCACCGATGAGGCTCAGCGTCAGGAGACAATCGACAAGGTCTCTGAGGAGATCGTCAAGGAGTACACGAAGTCTCCCTTTGACGCTGTCGAAGTAACCCCCTTCTACGCTGGTAACAAGTACTATGTCGTCATCTACGACGAGTTTAAGGACGTACGTCTTGTGATGACCCCACCGAGCAGCGTCGGTAAGTTTGGCGGTGACACGGACAACTGGATGTGGCCTCGTCACACGGGCGACTTTAGCGTCTTCCGCGTTTACGCTGATGCTAACAACCAGCCCGCTGAGTACGCTGCTAGCAACAAGCCTTACCGTCCTGTCTACTATACAAAAGTCTCTCTCCAGGGCTACCAGGAGCAGGACTACGCGATGACCATTGGCTTCCCAGGCTCTACCGATCGTTACCTCACCTCCTACGGTGTCATCGATCGCATCGAGAATGAGAACGCACCCCGCATCGAGGCACGTGGCGTCAAGCAGGAGATCTGGAAGCGCGCTATGGACGCTGACCAAGCTACCCGCATCAAGTACGCTAGTAAGTATGCACAGAGTGCGAACTACTGGAAGAACTCTATCGGTATGAACCGTGGTCTCGAGAAGCTCCACGTCGTAGACCGCAAGCGCGCCGAGGAGGAGGCATTCACTCAGTGGGTCGCTCAGACAGGCAAGCCTTACGGCAATATCCTACCCGACCTGAAGCGTGCTTACGAGGAGGCTGCTCCTTACAATCGTCAGCTCAACTATATAATCGAGACGATGCTGAGCGGTAGCGAGATCGTATGGCTCGGCTATCAAGCTATGGTAGCTGCAGGCTCTGGCGACAAGAAGGAGCTGAAAGACCTCTACAAGGATTACCTCCCCAACCTAGATCGTGAGGTACTCCCGGCTATGCTCGCCCTACTACGTACGAAGCTACCTGCTGACAATCTGCCCTTCATCTATCAGATCATCGACGAGCGCTTTGGCGGTGACTACAAGGCTTATGCTGAGGAGCTTTTTGCCAATAGCGTCGTACCTTATGAGGATAAGATGATGGCCGTACTGGCTATGGATCCGAACAAAGTCAAGGAGACTCTAGCCAACGACCCTGTACAGGAGCTCGTCCAGAGCGTACTGATGTACTACTCGACCTTGATCAATCAGTATATGGAGTACAACCACGCTATTGAGAAGGGTAAGCGTGAGCTCTTTGCAGCTATGAGCGAGTTCCAGCCTAACGCACTTCGTCCATCAGACGCTAACTTCACGATGCGTATGAGCTATGGTCGCATCCTCGGCTACGAGCCAGGTGATGGTGCGTGGTACTACCACTTCACGACGGAGCGTGGTGTCTTCCAGAAGCAGAACCCCAACAGCAGCGAGTTTGCCGTACAGCCTGAGATCCTCAAGCTGCTGAGCGATCCTGCCAACTTCGCACCTTACGGTGTGGGTAATCACCTCTTCACCTGCTTCCTCTCGGACAACGATATCACGGGTGGTAACTCAGGTAGCCCTGTCTTCGACAAGAATGGTAACCTGATCGGTCTAGCCTTCGATGGTAACTGGGAGGCTATGAGTGGCGACATCGAGTTTGAGCCTGACCTACAGCGCACTATCTCGGTAGATATCCGCTACGTCCTCTTCATGATCGACAAGTGGGCTAAGTGCCCCCGTCTGATCCAGGAGCTGACCTTCGCATAA